The genomic interval CGGCTTGCTCAGGTGGGCCAGGGCGCGCGACAGCGCCTTGAGCGAGGTGTCGCTGTCGCGATCGGATTGCGTGGCGGGTCGTTGTTTCATTGCGATAATGTAATAGCGTGTTAGTACATTAACGCGATTGGACAGGCCGGGTCAAGCCGCGGGGTGAGCGCGTTCAGTGGAGATGCTCGATTGCCGATGGGCGCGAGGACGCCACGCCATCTGTCGCGGCTGAAGCCGCTCCTACAGGGAGCGGTGCGCGTTTGCGTTGTTGTAGGAGCGGCTTCAGCCGCGACAGGCACTCACACCGATCGAATCGGCCCAAAGGCGCAGGCATAGCCCCGGCTGCCCCCAAGGAAATACCCGGTTGCAGCTGGCGAACGCGGGTTGCGCCCGCCGTCACGTGAGCGGGCTCGGCGGCGGCAGGCTCTGGCCATCCGCGTCGCGACTGAAGTCGCTCCCACAGGGAACACGCGGCGCGACCGTCCTGGTTTCGCCGCGTCCGGGCCTACCAGCCCCTCAGGGCATGACCTTGGCCTGCTCCAGCTCGACCAGCAGGGCGCTGGCCAGTTCGTCGCGGGCGACCTCGAATTGCTGCTCGCGCACCAGATCCTTGACCGCGACCACGCCGCGCGCCAGCTCGTCGTCGCCGGCCAGCACCACGAAGCGGATGCCGGCGCGCGCAGCGTACTGGAACTGCTTGCCGACCTTCTTCGGCTCCATCTGCACTTCGGTATTGATCCCGCCGACACGCAGGCGCCGGGCGATGTCCAGCGCATCGTCCAGCTTGGCCTCGTCCATCAGCGCCACCATCGCCTGCACGCTGCTGGCGGCGATGCCCTCGATCAGGCCGGCCTCGCGCAGCTGCCAGAACAGGCGGGTCAGGCCGATGGAGATGCCCACGCCCGGCAGCTTGGACTTGCTGTAGTGGCTGGCCAGGTCTTCGTAGCGCCCGCCCGAGCAGATCGAGCCGATCTGCGGGTAGTCGGTCAGCAGGGTCTCGTAGACGGTACCCGTGTAGTAGTCCAGGCCGCGGGCGATGGAGAAGTTCAGGCAATACGCGGTTTCCGGCACGCCCAGCGCCTTGACCAGGGCCAGCACCTCGCGCAGCTCGGCCACGCCCTCGCGCAGCGTGGCGCTCGCTGCGCCGGCCGCGGCCAGCGCATCCAGCCGCGCCAGCGCGTCCGTGTGGCCGCTGGAGCGCACCGCGACGAAGGCCAGGATCTGCTCGACCTGCTCGGCCGGAATGCCGAAGCCCTCCCCGGCCAGCGTCTCGCGCACGTAGTCGGCGCCGCGCTTGTCCAGCTTGTCGACCTCGCGCAGCACCGCCAGCTGGCGCTCGCCTTCGGCCACGCCCAGGCTCTCGAAGAAACCGCGCATCAGCTTGCGGTTGTTCAACTGCACCGCGAACGCGCCGATGCCCAGTTCCGAGAACACCGCGTGGATCACCGCCAGCACTTCGGCGTCGTAGCGGATGCTCAGCGCATCCTTGCCGATCACGTCGATGTCGCACTGGTAGAACTCGCGGAAACGGCCGCGCTGGGCGCGCTCGCCGCGGTACACGCGCTGCATCTGGTAGCGGCGGAACGGGAAGCTCAGCTCGTGTTCGTGCTCGGCCACGTAGCGCGCCAGCGGCACGGTCAGGTCGAAGCGCAGCGCCAGCTCCGGCAAGCCGCCCTCGCCGCTGGCCTCGGCATTGGCCAGCGCGCCGGTGGACTGCACGAAATACACCTGGCGCTCGGTCTCCC from Xanthomonas sp. DAR 34887 carries:
- the hisS gene encoding histidine--tRNA ligase, which codes for MIKPRTPPGIMELLPREQIAFQRMLDVIRRNYERFGFLPVETPVFELSDVLLTKSGGETERQVYFVQSTGALANAEASGEGGLPELALRFDLTVPLARYVAEHEHELSFPFRRYQMQRVYRGERAQRGRFREFYQCDIDVIGKDALSIRYDAEVLAVIHAVFSELGIGAFAVQLNNRKLMRGFFESLGVAEGERQLAVLREVDKLDKRGADYVRETLAGEGFGIPAEQVEQILAFVAVRSSGHTDALARLDALAAAGAASATLREGVAELREVLALVKALGVPETAYCLNFSIARGLDYYTGTVYETLLTDYPQIGSICSGGRYEDLASHYSKSKLPGVGISIGLTRLFWQLREAGLIEGIAASSVQAMVALMDEAKLDDALDIARRLRVGGINTEVQMEPKKVGKQFQYAARAGIRFVVLAGDDELARGVVAVKDLVREQQFEVARDELASALLVELEQAKVMP